The Lutibacter sp. Hel_I_33_5 genome has a window encoding:
- a CDS encoding DUF6090 family protein, with the protein MTRLFRKVKQKFLNNNKFSKYLLYAFGEVFLVMIGILLALQFNNLNAQKENSKKEKWYLTNIVEDLEYQKVILKDMIDHYEESIEIEEKLISDYQSNFSFSKIDSLDDKLNYLTITYDYSRVDNTYKELITSGQFNLISDKLLSINIINYYLLCEANDNDVNNDLNNIFYKEIYPAINKFSQITIDEPSTDKDNSSDTLDPSLTLYIQNKLKEPASKLELINAIKTKLVLQDNFLYLIKENLVENDSLIKNIDSYLGLNRGISLN; encoded by the coding sequence ATGACACGTCTTTTTAGAAAAGTTAAACAGAAATTTTTAAATAATAATAAATTCAGTAAATATCTACTGTATGCTTTTGGCGAAGTATTTTTAGTGATGATAGGTATCTTGCTTGCCTTACAATTCAATAATTTAAATGCTCAAAAAGAAAATTCAAAAAAAGAAAAATGGTATTTAACAAATATTGTTGAAGATTTAGAATATCAAAAAGTAATTTTAAAAGATATGATAGATCATTATGAAGAATCGATTGAAATAGAAGAAAAGTTAATAAGTGATTACCAATCAAATTTTAGTTTTTCTAAAATTGACAGTTTAGATGACAAATTAAATTATTTAACAATTACGTACGATTACTCAAGAGTAGACAACACTTATAAAGAACTTATTACCTCTGGACAATTCAACTTAATTAGCGATAAACTTCTAAGTATAAATATTATCAATTATTATTTGTTATGTGAAGCAAATGACAATGACGTTAATAACGATCTAAATAATATTTTTTATAAGGAAATTTATCCAGCGATTAATAAATTTTCTCAAATAACAATAGATGAACCTTCAACTGATAAAGATAATTCTTCAGATACTCTAGATCCTTCTTTAACTTTATATATACAAAATAAACTTAAAGAACCGGCTTCAAAATTAGAATTGATAAACGCTATAAAAACCAAACTTGTTTTACAAGACAATTTCCTTTATTTAATAAAAGAAAACCTTGTAGAAAATGATTCTTTAATTAAAAATATCGATTCTTATTTAGGGTTAAATCGGGGTATATCACTCAACTAA
- the glmM gene encoding phosphoglucosamine mutase, protein MTLIKSISGIRGTIGGNTGDNLTPIDAVKFASAYGAFIKDRNNNKKDIKVVIGRDARISGKMISSLVANTLVGLGIDVVDLGLSTTPTVEVAVPLEKADGGIILTASHNPKQWNALKLLNEKGEFLNGAEGEKILELAESEDFSFADVDDLGSYTKDSSYLEKHIQEVLNLELVDVAAIKKANYKVVVDGVNSTGGIFIPALLKELNVECIELYCTPNGQFPHNPEPLKEHLIDISNLVVKEKAHFGIVVDPDVDRLALVSEDGEMFGEEYTLVACADYVLGRLGGGNTTSNLSSSRALRDVTEKHGGTYTASAVGEVNVVIKMKETNAAIGGEGNGGIIYPASHYGRDSLVGVALFLSHMAHKNISCAALRASYPSYFMSKNKIQLTPQINVDEILEKMAAKYANEDVNTIDGVKIDFAEEWVHLRKSNTEPIIRIYTESKSQQNADDLAVRFINEIKEIIG, encoded by the coding sequence ATGACATTAATAAAATCGATCTCGGGAATTAGAGGTACTATAGGAGGAAATACGGGTGATAATTTAACACCTATAGATGCTGTAAAGTTTGCTTCTGCTTACGGAGCATTCATAAAAGATAGAAACAATAACAAGAAAGACATTAAGGTGGTAATTGGTAGAGATGCCCGAATTTCTGGTAAAATGATTTCAAGTTTAGTCGCAAATACCTTAGTAGGTTTAGGGATTGATGTGGTTGATTTAGGTTTGTCTACTACACCAACAGTAGAAGTTGCTGTGCCATTAGAAAAAGCAGATGGAGGGATTATTTTGACTGCTTCTCATAATCCTAAACAATGGAATGCTTTAAAGTTGTTAAATGAGAAAGGTGAGTTTTTAAATGGAGCAGAAGGAGAGAAAATTCTTGAATTAGCAGAAAGCGAAGATTTCTCTTTTGCAGATGTTGATGATTTAGGAAGTTACACAAAAGATAGTTCGTATTTAGAAAAGCACATTCAAGAAGTTTTAAATTTAGAATTAGTAGATGTAGCAGCCATTAAAAAAGCAAACTATAAAGTAGTTGTAGATGGCGTAAATTCTACAGGTGGAATCTTTATTCCTGCTTTGTTGAAAGAATTGAATGTTGAGTGTATCGAATTATATTGTACTCCAAACGGACAGTTTCCTCATAATCCAGAACCTTTAAAAGAACATTTAATAGATATTTCTAACTTAGTTGTAAAAGAAAAAGCTCATTTCGGAATTGTAGTTGATCCAGATGTAGACCGATTAGCATTAGTGAGTGAAGATGGCGAAATGTTTGGAGAAGAATATACGTTAGTAGCTTGTGCAGATTATGTTTTAGGTAGGTTAGGTGGCGGAAATACAACCTCTAATTTATCATCATCTAGAGCGTTGAGAGATGTAACAGAAAAACATGGAGGAACCTACACTGCTTCTGCAGTAGGAGAGGTTAACGTGGTTATAAAAATGAAAGAAACCAATGCAGCTATAGGTGGTGAAGGAAATGGCGGAATTATTTATCCAGCTTCTCATTACGGACGTGATTCTTTGGTAGGTGTAGCCTTATTTTTATCACATATGGCGCATAAAAATATCTCATGTGCAGCTTTGAGAGCATCGTATCCAAGTTATTTTATGTCTAAAAATAAAATTCAATTAACACCACAAATTAATGTTGATGAAATTTTAGAGAAAATGGCAGCTAAATATGCCAATGAAGATGTGAATACAATTGATGGCGTAAAAATTGATTTTGCAGAAGAATGGGTACATTTACGTAAATCTAATACGGAGCCAATTATTAGAATATATACAGAAAGTAAATCGCAACAAAATGCAGATGATTTAGCGGTAAGATTTATTAATGAAATAAAAGAAATAATAGGGTAG
- a CDS encoding aminotransferase class V-fold PLP-dependent enzyme: protein MESLEQYFQKFRDQIIGIDQEFETPYGVKKIIYCDWTASGRLYRPIEEKLLNDFGPFVANTHTETSTCGAAMTMAYHEARNIIKHHVNASKDDVLITEGSGMTGVVNKFQRILGLKVNESLKEHTTVPDELKPIVFVSHMEHHSNQTSWMETIADVVVVPCDNEGLICLKTFEKTIKKYANRPIKIASIISGSNVTGIKTEYHEVAKLIHKYGGLCFVDFACSAPYVDIDMHPQEKDAYLDAIYFSPHKFLGGPATSGVLIFNKKLYKNMVPDNPGGGTVSYTNPWGDHDYFDDVETREDGGTPAFLQTIKIALCIRLKDEMGTQNIKNREDEVNKVVFETLENLSGVQILAKNHKERLSIFSFYFEKYHFNLVVKLLNDRFGIQTRGGCSCAGTYGHFLLNVDQATSKAIESQILEGCNIEKPGWVRLSIHPTVTDKEVQFICNSLKELSENIEDWSHDYTYDPIKNDYSHKTQNSLEKKLVEKWFK from the coding sequence ATGGAGTCTTTAGAGCAGTATTTTCAAAAGTTTAGAGATCAGATTATTGGTATAGATCAAGAATTTGAAACACCATATGGTGTAAAAAAAATTATTTACTGCGATTGGACAGCTAGTGGAAGATTATATAGACCAATAGAAGAAAAGTTGCTAAATGATTTCGGTCCTTTTGTAGCCAATACACATACAGAAACTTCTACTTGCGGAGCTGCAATGACTATGGCATATCATGAAGCTAGAAATATTATTAAGCATCATGTGAATGCATCAAAAGATGATGTGCTGATTACCGAAGGTTCTGGTATGACTGGTGTCGTGAATAAATTTCAACGAATTCTTGGGTTAAAAGTAAACGAGAGTTTAAAAGAACACACTACTGTACCAGATGAATTAAAACCGATTGTTTTTGTGAGTCATATGGAGCATCATTCAAATCAAACTTCTTGGATGGAAACGATTGCAGATGTAGTTGTTGTGCCTTGTGATAATGAAGGTTTAATTTGTTTAAAGACCTTTGAAAAGACTATTAAAAAATATGCAAATAGACCCATTAAAATTGCGTCTATAATTTCTGGTTCAAATGTTACCGGAATAAAAACTGAATATCACGAAGTTGCAAAACTGATTCATAAATATGGCGGATTGTGTTTTGTAGATTTCGCATGTTCTGCGCCTTATGTAGATATAGATATGCATCCTCAAGAAAAAGATGCGTATTTAGATGCAATTTACTTTTCACCTCATAAATTTTTGGGAGGCCCTGCAACTTCGGGTGTATTAATTTTTAATAAAAAACTGTATAAAAACATGGTGCCTGATAATCCAGGAGGAGGAACGGTAAGTTATACAAATCCTTGGGGAGATCATGATTATTTTGATGATGTAGAAACTCGTGAAGATGGAGGAACACCAGCTTTTTTACAAACGATAAAAATTGCATTATGTATTCGTTTAAAAGACGAAATGGGTACACAAAATATAAAAAATAGAGAAGATGAAGTTAATAAGGTAGTTTTTGAAACCTTAGAAAATTTATCTGGCGTTCAAATTTTGGCTAAAAATCATAAAGAACGATTAAGTATTTTCTCTTTCTATTTTGAAAAGTATCACTTTAATCTAGTTGTAAAATTATTGAACGATCGATTTGGAATTCAAACACGTGGAGGGTGTTCTTGTGCTGGAACCTATGGACACTTTTTGTTAAATGTAGATCAAGCAACATCGAAAGCAATTGAAAGTCAGATTTTAGAAGGCTGTAATATAGAAAAGCCAGGTTGGGTTCGTTTATCAATTCATCCTACGGTAACTGATAAAGAAGTTCAATTTATTTGTAATTCATTAAAAGAATTATCAGAAAATATTGAAGATTGGTCTCATGATTATACCTATGATCCAATCAAAAATGATTACTCCCATAAAACTCAAAATTCTTTAGAAAAAAAGTTGGTAGAAAAGTGGTTTAAGTAG
- a CDS encoding lysophospholipid acyltransferase family protein: MKLLAYYLFYPIIWLISILPFRILYIKSTFLFYITYYIIGYRKKIVMNNLKLAFPNKSATELKIIHKKFYRYFIDFIFESIKTLTISEKEIKSRYHFKNIKVIDDLYKKDKSIALMMAHYGNWEWIISLTLNTEMDSYAAYTKVNNPYFERLVKKYRSKFGMHLIKASETTKTILTNHKNNKTGLFVLASDQSPTVEKAHYWREFFGQKVPVHIGGDMIGRKFDYAVVNANVTRVKRGYYEIDIETITEDAKSLPRNKVIDIYTDMIEKHISKQPEFYLWSHKRFKHVGKEPKTT, from the coding sequence ATGAAATTGTTAGCGTATTATTTATTTTATCCTATTATTTGGTTGATTTCTATTCTTCCTTTTAGAATTTTATATATAAAATCTACCTTTTTATTCTACATCACATATTATATCATTGGCTACAGAAAAAAAATAGTGATGAATAATTTAAAATTAGCATTTCCAAATAAATCTGCTACCGAACTTAAAATCATTCATAAAAAATTCTACCGATATTTTATAGACTTTATTTTTGAAAGTATTAAAACACTCACCATCAGCGAGAAAGAAATAAAAAGTCGATATCATTTTAAAAATATTAAAGTGATTGACGATTTATATAAAAAAGATAAAAGCATTGCTTTAATGATGGCGCATTATGGTAATTGGGAATGGATTATTAGTTTAACTTTAAATACTGAAATGGATTCTTATGCTGCTTATACAAAAGTGAACAATCCATACTTTGAAAGGCTAGTGAAAAAATACAGAAGTAAATTTGGAATGCATCTAATAAAAGCTTCAGAAACTACAAAAACTATTTTAACAAATCATAAAAACAATAAAACAGGGTTATTTGTTTTAGCCTCAGATCAATCTCCTACGGTCGAAAAAGCACATTATTGGAGAGAATTTTTCGGTCAAAAAGTTCCTGTACATATTGGTGGTGACATGATTGGAAGAAAATTTGATTATGCTGTTGTAAACGCAAATGTGACTCGAGTAAAACGTGGCTATTATGAAATTGATATAGAAACTATTACAGAAGATGCTAAATCATTACCTAGAAATAAAGTAATTGATATTTATACGGATATGATTGAAAAACATATCAGTAAGCAACCTGAGTTTTATTTATGGTCTCACAAACGTTTTAAGCACGTTGGAAAAGAACCAAAAACTACTTAA
- a CDS encoding rhomboid family intramembrane serine protease, producing MIGDINQVVLIVIVATVLVSIKGFNDFSFFESYKFQVSRILNGEKLRMISSGFLHVDWLHLGFNMYALYLFGNIVSSNLGNINFLIIYVGSLLAGSIYSLTFHKTAPYYSAVGASGAVSGVVYSSIMLFPEMELMLFPLPIPIPGYIFGVGYLLYSIYGMKKQLGNIGHSAHLGGAIGGFVLTLLLEPRIFSINKMMVILLAVPIILLLIFGDKLKK from the coding sequence ATGATAGGAGATATAAACCAAGTTGTATTAATTGTTATTGTTGCCACCGTTTTAGTGTCTATAAAAGGGTTTAATGATTTTTCTTTTTTTGAAAGTTATAAATTTCAAGTAAGTAGAATTTTAAACGGAGAAAAACTACGAATGATAAGTTCAGGTTTTTTACATGTAGATTGGTTGCATTTAGGGTTTAATATGTATGCTTTGTATTTGTTTGGCAATATTGTGAGTTCTAATTTAGGAAACATTAATTTCTTAATTATTTATGTAGGTAGTTTACTTGCTGGCAGTATTTATTCCTTAACATTTCACAAAACAGCACCTTATTATAGTGCAGTTGGCGCTTCTGGTGCTGTTTCTGGAGTAGTATATTCTTCTATTATGTTGTTTCCAGAAATGGAATTAATGTTATTTCCGTTACCAATTCCTATTCCTGGTTATATTTTTGGTGTTGGATACTTGCTATATTCTATTTACGGAATGAAAAAGCAGCTAGGTAATATTGGACACTCAGCACATTTAGGAGGTGCTATCGGTGGTTTTGTACTAACATTATTACTAGAGCCAAGAATATTTTCAATCAATAAAATGATGGTAATCTTATTAGCAGTGCCTATTATTTTATTATTAATTTTTGGAGATAAACTAAAAAAATAA
- a CDS encoding GNAT family N-acetyltransferase: MNINIKPIPAKDILSIIPLLRKINSKTPDSILEKRLLEMVKLPHYECIGLYLDEELIGISGLWYSTRHYIGKSVEPDHVVIDENHRNKGLGNTFFKWIYEHTKSKGCEGIELNTFVENRKSHKFYYNEGFEIFGFHMLKVLREDQKFY; this comes from the coding sequence ATGAATATCAACATAAAACCAATACCAGCAAAAGACATATTATCCATTATTCCCCTACTTCGAAAAATCAATTCTAAAACGCCTGACTCTATTCTTGAAAAACGATTACTAGAAATGGTAAAACTACCTCATTATGAATGTATAGGTTTGTATTTGGATGAAGAACTAATTGGAATATCGGGACTGTGGTATTCTACCAGGCACTATATTGGTAAATCTGTAGAACCAGACCATGTAGTAATTGACGAAAATCATAGAAATAAAGGGTTAGGAAATACCTTTTTTAAATGGATTTACGAGCACACAAAATCCAAAGGCTGCGAAGGAATTGAACTAAATACTTTTGTTGAAAACAGAAAATCTCATAAGTTTTACTATAACGAAGGCTTCGAAATCTTTGGTTTCCACATGCTTAAAGTATTACGAGAGGATCAAAAATTTTATTAA
- a CDS encoding kelch repeat-containing protein, translating to MLKKILTLFLISFLGINTSFAQNISGKVLGNKSKKGIEKVSVYLTSNNRIGVTTNKTGVFVLKINSKVKDTDSITFSLIGYKTRKITVQLLKRNSQEIILSKETNYIDEVVVKNKKRQSKLKFKKIASLDSGVFSFASLVVGNKLYISGGDKTIEERTYSKAIENAFEKAFGTSFVSEESIMREWDTTPNFKGYSDVLFIYDLEKNTLKKSKVKFQKRAYHQINFYNDNLYVLGGKNVKFNKKEYLLNTIEVLNIDSLQVQTDNVNPHQAVNFNSFVYKDYLIVVGGSVKINKKGKKVFIDKIHLFNLKTGLWHEIGKMPNPRETSGILVDDKIFLVGGYKNKPVSFIESWDLTNNEWKLEGDLFTAFKKPAITSHKKNIYIYDYGKLLIYNNSEKSLKEYKIGLHLKEANIHFYKNSLYIIGGYIVKHYGTEPSTGVYKIKLTEFAKTKVNRFKKLNKH from the coding sequence ATGTTAAAAAAAATATTAACCCTTTTTCTCATATCCTTTTTAGGTATAAATACTTCATTTGCACAAAATATATCAGGAAAAGTATTAGGGAATAAATCAAAAAAAGGAATAGAAAAAGTAAGTGTATATCTAACAAGTAATAATAGAATTGGTGTAACCACTAATAAAACAGGTGTTTTCGTTTTAAAAATTAATTCTAAAGTTAAAGATACAGATAGTATAACATTTTCTTTGATTGGTTATAAAACTCGCAAAATAACAGTACAATTGTTAAAGCGAAATTCTCAAGAAATAATTTTGTCTAAGGAAACTAACTATATAGATGAAGTAGTAGTAAAAAACAAAAAAAGACAATCTAAGTTAAAATTTAAGAAAATTGCATCTTTAGATTCGGGTGTTTTTTCATTTGCCTCTTTAGTTGTAGGTAACAAACTATATATTTCTGGAGGAGATAAGACAATTGAAGAAAGGACTTATAGTAAAGCAATTGAAAATGCATTTGAAAAAGCGTTTGGAACTTCTTTTGTGTCAGAAGAAAGTATAATGAGAGAATGGGATACGACACCGAATTTTAAAGGATATAGTGACGTGTTATTTATTTATGACTTAGAAAAAAATACATTAAAAAAATCAAAAGTTAAATTTCAAAAAAGAGCCTATCATCAAATAAACTTTTATAATGATAATTTGTATGTTTTGGGTGGTAAAAATGTGAAATTTAATAAGAAAGAATATTTGCTAAATACAATCGAAGTATTAAATATTGACTCTTTACAAGTACAAACCGACAATGTAAATCCACACCAAGCAGTAAACTTTAATTCATTTGTTTATAAGGACTATTTAATAGTTGTAGGAGGTTCTGTAAAAATAAACAAAAAAGGAAAAAAAGTTTTTATAGATAAAATTCATTTATTCAATTTAAAAACCGGATTATGGCATGAAATAGGAAAAATGCCAAATCCAAGAGAAACTTCAGGTATTCTTGTCGACGATAAAATATTCTTAGTTGGTGGTTATAAAAATAAGCCAGTATCTTTTATTGAATCTTGGGACTTAACAAATAATGAATGGAAGTTAGAAGGAGATTTATTTACTGCTTTTAAAAAGCCAGCAATTACAAGTCATAAAAAGAACATTTATATTTATGATTATGGAAAATTATTGATTTATAATAATTCAGAAAAATCTTTAAAAGAATATAAGATAGGCCTACATTTAAAAGAAGCAAACATTCATTTCTATAAAAACTCACTTTATATTATTGGAGGATATATAGTAAAACATTATGGTACTGAACCTTCTACAGGTGTTTATAAAATTAAATTAACTGAATTCGCTAAAACGAAAGTAAATAGATTCAAAAAATTAAATAAGCACTAA
- a CDS encoding triple tyrosine motif-containing protein, whose product MKFIKSTFTVLLFFVLSINIAQELPPINTFTPEDYRAESQNWSISQSNDGFLYVVNNQGLLEFDGVNWKLFPTPNETIMRSVKVVGDKIYTGFYMDFGFWKKDELGELHYTSLIEKANITPDEDEQFWNIIKMNDWMLFQSLKRIYLYNDKTNQFKIIESKTKITKIIQIDNTIYFQKINKGVFKIEKGEGVLVSDHDVFKENEIISIYQENENLFFITDTKGFFKLNNSRLTKIELPFYNSFMNATIYSAQQLSNGGFILGTISHGAYYINKEGELIYNLNYKNGLTNNTVLSVFEDDRKNIWLGLDNGINSINIDSPFRIYNDKNGNIGTVYDSKIHNGNLYLGTNQGLFYKKYPSNNELKFIENTQGQVWSLKKFDDKLFCGHNAGTFIINDDKVTVISTINGTWDLKKIADDKILQGNYDGLHILEKENSEWKYSHRIKGFDNSSRYFELYKDDLIFVNHEYKGVFKLKVNKSYDEILSFERDTTISKGLHSGLIKYKGDIVYSYKNGVYKFDGNKNKFLKDSFLSKLIPKENFISGKLVFDTKENLLFGFANENINYLTSEEISNNPIIKQVSISENFKKGAIGFENFNKLSESNYLFGTLDGYTLFNLDKVKNHNYTIKISGVKKNSLDAKPIILPLGYENENIDLDAEENNIQFKYNVPYFGQELNVKFQYKLIGQSENWSNWSTEPQVLFKNLSFGDYTFKVRGKVGNSITENVANYNFSIKRPWYLSNLALVLYIISFIIFSILMHTIYKRYYSKQREALLLKQEKEFKLKSLANEKELMKIKNDQLRLDVNGKNRELAISTMSLLKKNEFLSLIKTELKDVENRKAYDVVRLIDKNLNNTDDWEMFKEAFNNADKDFIKKLKTSHPNLTPNDLRLCAYLRLNLSSKEIAPLLNISPRSVEVKRYRLRKKMSLPHDANLTDYILEI is encoded by the coding sequence ATGAAATTTATAAAATCGACATTTACTGTTTTATTGTTCTTTGTATTATCCATAAATATTGCTCAAGAATTACCACCTATAAATACATTTACTCCAGAAGATTATCGAGCTGAATCTCAGAACTGGTCAATAAGTCAATCTAATGATGGTTTTTTGTATGTAGTTAATAATCAAGGGTTGTTGGAGTTTGATGGTGTGAATTGGAAGCTTTTTCCTACACCTAATGAAACTATTATGCGTTCTGTAAAAGTGGTAGGAGATAAAATATATACTGGTTTTTACATGGATTTTGGATTCTGGAAAAAAGACGAATTAGGAGAATTACATTATACATCTTTAATTGAAAAAGCGAATATTACTCCTGATGAAGATGAGCAATTTTGGAATATTATTAAGATGAATGATTGGATGTTGTTTCAATCATTAAAAAGAATATACCTATACAATGATAAAACAAATCAATTTAAAATTATAGAATCTAAAACCAAGATTACTAAAATAATTCAAATCGATAATACCATATATTTTCAAAAAATAAATAAAGGTGTTTTTAAAATTGAAAAAGGAGAAGGTGTTTTAGTTTCTGATCATGATGTTTTTAAGGAGAATGAAATAATTTCTATCTATCAAGAAAATGAGAATCTTTTCTTTATAACAGACACTAAAGGGTTTTTCAAATTAAATAATTCTAGGTTAACTAAAATTGAGCTACCTTTTTATAATTCTTTTATGAATGCCACTATTTATAGTGCACAACAGCTTTCTAATGGAGGTTTTATCTTAGGAACTATTTCTCATGGAGCATATTATATTAATAAGGAAGGTGAGTTGATATACAACCTTAATTACAAAAATGGACTAACAAATAATACAGTTCTGTCTGTTTTTGAAGATGATAGAAAAAATATTTGGTTAGGTTTAGATAATGGAATAAACAGTATAAATATTGACTCTCCTTTTAGGATATATAATGATAAAAATGGTAATATAGGAACTGTATATGATTCTAAAATTCATAATGGAAATTTATATTTAGGAACAAATCAAGGGTTGTTTTATAAAAAATATCCCTCAAATAATGAATTGAAATTTATTGAAAATACTCAAGGACAAGTTTGGAGTTTGAAAAAGTTTGATGATAAGTTGTTTTGTGGTCATAATGCAGGAACATTTATTATTAACGATGATAAAGTAACTGTTATCAGTACAATAAATGGTACATGGGATTTAAAAAAGATTGCTGATGATAAGATTCTTCAAGGAAATTATGATGGATTACATATTTTAGAAAAAGAAAATTCTGAATGGAAATATTCACATAGAATTAAAGGATTTGATAATTCTAGTAGATATTTTGAACTATATAAAGATGATTTAATTTTTGTTAATCATGAATATAAAGGTGTTTTTAAGCTTAAAGTCAATAAATCTTATGATGAAATTTTATCATTTGAAAGAGATACTACAATAAGCAAAGGGCTACACTCAGGACTTATAAAATATAAAGGAGACATTGTTTATAGTTATAAAAATGGTGTCTATAAATTTGATGGAAATAAAAATAAGTTTTTAAAAGATTCATTTTTAAGTAAATTAATTCCCAAAGAAAATTTTATATCTGGTAAACTAGTTTTTGATACTAAAGAAAATCTATTATTTGGATTTGCTAATGAAAATATCAATTATTTAACCTCAGAAGAAATAAGTAATAACCCAATTATTAAGCAAGTTTCAATTTCTGAAAATTTTAAAAAAGGAGCAATTGGTTTTGAGAACTTTAATAAATTAAGTGAAAGTAATTATTTATTTGGAACATTGGATGGGTATACGTTATTTAACCTAGATAAAGTTAAAAATCATAATTATACTATAAAAATTAGTGGTGTAAAAAAGAATTCCTTAGACGCTAAACCTATTATTCTGCCACTCGGTTATGAAAATGAAAATATTGATTTAGATGCTGAAGAAAATAATATTCAATTCAAATATAATGTCCCGTATTTTGGTCAAGAATTGAATGTGAAATTTCAATATAAATTAATTGGACAGTCAGAGAATTGGAGTAATTGGTCTACAGAACCACAAGTGCTATTCAAAAACTTATCTTTTGGAGATTATACTTTTAAGGTAAGGGGTAAGGTTGGTAATAGTATTACTGAAAATGTAGCTAATTATAATTTCTCTATAAAAAGACCTTGGTATTTATCAAATTTAGCATTGGTTCTTTATATTATTTCTTTTATTATTTTCTCAATTTTAATGCATACAATATATAAAAGGTATTATAGTAAGCAACGAGAAGCACTATTACTGAAACAAGAAAAAGAGTTTAAACTTAAAAGTTTAGCAAATGAAAAAGAGTTGATGAAAATAAAAAATGACCAATTACGATTAGATGTAAATGGTAAAAATAGAGAATTGGCTATATCTACTATGAGTCTTTTAAAAAAGAACGAATTTTTAAGTTTAATTAAAACCGAATTGAAAGATGTTGAAAATAGAAAAGCTTATGATGTAGTTCGATTAATTGATAAAAACTTAAATAATACAGATGATTGGGAAATGTTTAAAGAAGCGTTTAATAATGCTGATAAAGACTTTATCAAAAAATTAAAAACCTCTCATCCAAATTTAACTCCAAATGATTTAAGACTCTGTGCTTATTTACGTCTTAATTTATCATCAAAAGAAATAGCACCATTATTAAATATATCTCCAAGAAGTGTAGAGGTAAAAAGATATAGATTAAGAAAAAAAATGAGTTTACCCCATGATGCGAACCTCACAGATTATATTTTAGAAATATAA